From Coriobacteriaceae bacterium, a single genomic window includes:
- a CDS encoding kinase/pyrophosphorylase: MDCPVTARPTVIVISDSLGDTACEVVLAASGQFDEGAFRVLRLPKVTSVEQVKSFVGPRVDADHRDIAVFHTIVDPALRARVLDYLGMLHIRSVDLIGPTLAVLSSLIGVPPKCVAGVIHKTDDRYFHRIEAMEYFVEHDDGRGCDDLSGADIVLLGVSRTSKTPLSMYLAYQGYKVANVPLAHGMEPPKSIYEVDPMHLFGLISTVDVISEIRDSRLGDDYARAVAGSYAEPESVRSELEEARALMKRLGCFVVRTDGKAIEESASEIISHLEEIQEARARRAARRAQQS, translated from the coding sequence ATGGATTGCCCGGTCACCGCTCGTCCCACCGTTATCGTTATCTCCGACTCGCTCGGCGATACCGCTTGTGAGGTGGTGCTTGCGGCGTCCGGGCAATTTGATGAAGGGGCTTTTCGCGTTTTGCGCCTGCCCAAGGTGACCTCCGTGGAGCAGGTCAAGTCATTTGTGGGGCCGCGCGTCGATGCCGACCATCGCGATATTGCCGTGTTCCACACCATTGTCGATCCGGCGCTTCGCGCTCGCGTGCTCGATTACCTGGGTATGCTGCATATCCGTTCGGTCGACCTGATCGGCCCGACGCTTGCCGTGCTGTCGTCGCTCATCGGTGTGCCGCCCAAGTGCGTTGCGGGCGTGATTCACAAGACCGATGACCGCTATTTCCATCGTATCGAGGCCATGGAGTATTTCGTTGAGCACGATGACGGTCGTGGTTGCGACGATCTGTCGGGTGCCGATATCGTGCTGCTGGGTGTGTCGCGTACATCCAAGACGCCGCTGTCGATGTATTTAGCCTATCAGGGCTACAAGGTCGCCAATGTTCCGTTGGCCCATGGCATGGAGCCGCCCAAGTCGATTTACGAGGTTGACCCGATGCACCTGTTCGGCCTGATTTCGACCGTCGACGTTATTTCTGAGATTCGCGATAGCCGCTTGGGCGATGACTACGCCCGTGCCGTTGCCGGCTCCTATGCCGAGCCCGAGAGCGTGCGCAGCGAGCTTGAGGAAGCCCGTGCACTCATGAAGCGCTTAGGCTGCTTTGTTGTGCGTACCGACGGTAAGGCGATCGAGGAGAGCGCCTCCGAGATCATTAGTCACTTGGAGGAAATCCAAGAAGCCCGTGCCCGCCGCGCCGCCCGCCGAGCCCAGCAAAGCTAG
- the glyS gene encoding glycine--tRNA ligase subunit beta — MADAKDFLFEIGTEEMPSAPLNNAVKQLGTMIAKGLDEAGLAHGEVRVISSPRRLAALVADVATATDEVHEVKRGPAANIAFDADGNATKAAQGFARKCGVAAEDLVRREDTDGREYVFAEKNIPSAPATPILTALCEKTIAGLQWPNYRSQRWGHEHATFVRPVRWICCLLGEDVVPVSFADVTSGNTTRGHRVLGPGDHVVASPAVYEQVLEDAGVLSAERRREAILAGIAEVEAARPGCHVDTPKKVFEEVINLCEWPTVLVGTFDEEFLKVPHEIICESMLTNQRYFPIYDGEGKLTREFVVVSNSKPENAERVIDGNERVVRARLDDAKFFYEEDLKISLDEFRERLSKVAFQEKLGSVLAKSERIEQLALAIAREAHLGAHLAADAARAAHLCKADLVSNAVVEFTSQQGVMGGYYATAMGENDEVAHAIRDHYRPRFAGDELPEGTAGCIVACADKLDTIAGIFAIGEPPTGSSDPYALRRAAIGIINILRDRLPIDPTSFIDFALELYSEQGIEFDAAEVAHQVRDFFHGRLVSMARDEKIPADTVAAVSAVHIIAPSVFFARCAALDEARKNDAETFDNLATAYARAAHISKPELGAEYDRSLMGEVELALADASEAAQTAVDAALAAEDYPAAFAALAALRAPIDRFFDEVMVMDKDEQLRDNRLKLLNRFEAVFSGIANIGELARKK; from the coding sequence ATGGCAGACGCTAAGGATTTCCTGTTTGAGATCGGTACGGAGGAAATGCCCTCTGCACCGCTGAACAATGCCGTCAAGCAGCTTGGTACCATGATCGCCAAGGGTCTCGACGAGGCCGGTCTGGCCCACGGCGAGGTCCGCGTGATCTCGAGCCCGCGTCGCCTGGCTGCGCTCGTTGCCGACGTTGCCACCGCGACCGATGAGGTTCACGAGGTCAAGCGTGGCCCCGCGGCAAACATCGCCTTCGACGCTGACGGTAACGCCACCAAGGCCGCCCAGGGCTTCGCCCGCAAGTGCGGTGTGGCTGCCGAGGATCTGGTCCGTCGCGAGGACACCGACGGCCGTGAGTACGTCTTTGCCGAGAAGAACATCCCTTCCGCACCGGCTACGCCGATTCTGACCGCTCTGTGCGAGAAGACCATCGCCGGCCTGCAGTGGCCCAACTACCGCTCCCAGCGCTGGGGCCACGAGCACGCGACCTTTGTTCGTCCGGTCCGTTGGATCTGCTGCCTTCTGGGCGAGGATGTTGTGCCCGTGTCGTTTGCCGACGTGACGAGTGGCAACACCACGCGTGGCCATCGCGTGCTTGGCCCCGGTGACCATGTGGTCGCCAGCCCCGCTGTTTACGAGCAGGTGCTCGAGGATGCCGGCGTGCTTTCTGCCGAGCGCCGTCGCGAGGCGATTCTCGCCGGTATCGCCGAGGTCGAGGCCGCTCGCCCCGGCTGCCATGTCGATACGCCCAAGAAGGTCTTTGAGGAGGTCATTAACCTCTGCGAGTGGCCGACGGTGCTCGTCGGTACTTTCGACGAGGAGTTCCTCAAGGTCCCGCACGAGATTATCTGCGAGTCCATGCTCACCAACCAGCGCTACTTCCCGATCTATGACGGCGAGGGCAAGCTGACGCGTGAGTTCGTGGTCGTCTCCAACAGCAAGCCCGAGAACGCCGAGCGCGTGATCGACGGCAACGAGCGCGTCGTGCGCGCCCGTCTGGACGACGCTAAGTTCTTCTACGAGGAGGACCTGAAGATCTCCCTCGACGAGTTCCGTGAGCGTCTGTCCAAGGTCGCCTTCCAGGAGAAGCTCGGCAGCGTGCTCGCCAAGTCCGAGCGCATCGAGCAGCTCGCGCTCGCTATTGCCCGCGAGGCTCATCTGGGCGCCCATCTTGCCGCCGACGCCGCTCGCGCCGCGCACCTGTGCAAGGCAGACCTGGTGTCCAACGCCGTCGTCGAGTTCACGAGCCAGCAGGGCGTGATGGGCGGTTATTACGCGACCGCGATGGGGGAGAACGACGAGGTCGCCCATGCTATTCGCGATCACTATCGTCCCCGTTTTGCCGGTGACGAGCTGCCCGAGGGCACCGCTGGCTGCATCGTGGCCTGCGCCGACAAGCTCGATACCATCGCCGGTATCTTTGCCATCGGCGAGCCCCCGACCGGCTCCTCCGACCCCTACGCGCTGCGTCGTGCCGCTATCGGCATTATCAACATCCTGCGCGACCGTCTGCCGATCGACCCCACGTCGTTCATCGACTTTGCCCTCGAACTCTACAGTGAGCAGGGCATTGAGTTCGACGCCGCCGAGGTCGCCCATCAGGTTCGTGACTTCTTCCATGGCCGCCTGGTGAGCATGGCCCGTGACGAAAAGATTCCGGCCGATACCGTCGCCGCCGTCTCCGCGGTGCACATTATCGCCCCGTCCGTCTTCTTCGCCCGCTGCGCCGCCCTCGACGAGGCCCGCAAGAACGACGCTGAGACGTTCGACAACCTGGCGACCGCCTATGCCCGCGCCGCGCATATCTCCAAGCCCGAGCTGGGTGCGGAGTATGACCGCAGCCTGATGGGCGAGGTCGAGCTTGCGCTCGCCGACGCCTCCGAGGCTGCTCAGACCGCCGTCGATGCCGCCCTTGCTGCCGAGGACTACCCGGCCGCATTTGCCGCCCTCGCCGCCCTGCGCGCGCCCATCGACCGCTTCTTCGACGAGGTTATGGTCATGGACAAGGACGAGCAGCTTCGCGATAATCGCCTTAAGCTGCTCAACCGCTTCGAGGCCGTTTTCTCCGGCATCGCCAACATCGGTGAGCTTGCCCGCAAAAAGTAA
- a CDS encoding glycine--tRNA ligase subunit alpha, translated as MNASSLSFQDIILRLQQYWGEQGCVIMQPYDSEVGAGTFHTATTLRSLGPAEWRTCYAQPCRRPADGRYGENPNRMQHYYQFQVLIKPSPVNAQELYLGSLAAIGLDPNDHDVRFVEDDWESPTLGAWGLGWEVWLNGMEVTQFTYFQQVGGIEVDPVPVEITYGLERIAMYAQGVNSVYDLVWSYLPDGTPMTYGDVFLENEREFSAYNFEVANVEMMRQKFDDYEAECHSCLERKLPLPAYDCVMKCSHAFNLLDARGALSAVERANYILRVRAVAKACCEAYMAEVAGVNENADQEGEVA; from the coding sequence ATGAACGCTTCATCGCTTTCCTTCCAAGACATCATCTTGCGTCTCCAGCAGTACTGGGGCGAGCAGGGCTGCGTCATTATGCAGCCCTATGACTCCGAGGTCGGTGCCGGTACCTTCCATACCGCGACCACGCTGCGCTCGCTCGGTCCCGCCGAGTGGCGCACCTGCTATGCGCAGCCTTGCCGCCGTCCCGCCGACGGCCGCTACGGCGAGAACCCCAACCGCATGCAGCACTACTATCAGTTCCAGGTGCTCATCAAGCCCTCTCCGGTCAACGCCCAGGAGCTTTACCTGGGGTCTCTTGCCGCTATCGGTCTGGACCCCAACGACCATGACGTCCGCTTTGTCGAGGACGACTGGGAGAGCCCGACGCTCGGCGCCTGGGGCCTTGGCTGGGAGGTCTGGCTCAATGGCATGGAGGTCACGCAGTTTACGTACTTCCAGCAGGTGGGCGGTATCGAGGTCGACCCCGTGCCCGTCGAGATCACCTATGGCCTGGAGCGCATCGCCATGTATGCGCAGGGCGTCAATTCCGTCTACGACTTGGTGTGGAGCTACCTGCCCGACGGCACGCCCATGACCTATGGCGACGTGTTCCTCGAGAACGAGCGCGAGTTCAGCGCCTACAACTTTGAGGTCGCCAACGTCGAGATGATGCGTCAGAAGTTTGACGACTACGAGGCCGAGTGCCATTCCTGCCTGGAGCGCAAGCTGCCGTTGCCGGCGTACGACTGTGTCATGAAGTGCAGCCACGCCTTCAACCTGCTCGATGCCCGCGGCGCCCTGTCCGCGGTCGAGCGTGCCAACTACATCCTGCGCGTCCGCGCCGTCGCCAAGGCGTGCTGCGAGGCCTACATGGCCGAGGTCGCCGGAGTCAACGAGAATGCCGACCAGGAAGGCGAGGTGGCGTAA
- the lepB gene encoding signal peptidase I, producing MVPSQHSALRGAFEWVAVIAIALVATFLIRSFVVEPFVVPTGSMESTIEIGDQILAQKVSLELGQPVKQGDIVVFHNPDGTSEHDVLVKRVIATAGQTVDLQDGKVVVDGQALDEDYTTGMSWPLSVQAPGAQVSYPYTVPDGCVWVMGDNRENSADSRYFGPVDRSDLIAVALVRYWPLNRIGAID from the coding sequence ATGGTTCCATCGCAGCATTCCGCGTTGAGGGGCGCTTTTGAGTGGGTCGCGGTCATCGCGATTGCACTGGTCGCCACCTTCTTGATTCGCTCGTTTGTGGTCGAGCCCTTTGTGGTGCCCACCGGCTCCATGGAGTCCACGATCGAGATTGGCGACCAGATCCTGGCACAAAAGGTGAGCCTCGAGCTCGGTCAGCCCGTCAAGCAGGGCGATATCGTGGTGTTTCACAACCCCGATGGCACCTCCGAGCATGATGTTCTTGTCAAGCGTGTTATTGCCACGGCCGGCCAGACGGTCGACCTGCAGGATGGCAAGGTGGTCGTTGACGGCCAAGCGCTCGACGAGGACTATACGACGGGCATGAGCTGGCCACTTTCGGTCCAAGCGCCCGGTGCTCAGGTAAGCTATCCCTACACCGTTCCCGACGGGTGCGTGTGGGTGATGGGCGACAACCGCGAAAACTCTGCCGACTCACGCTACTTTGGTCCCGTCGATCGCTCTGATTTGATCGCTGTGGCGCTTGTGCGCTACTGGCCGCTCAACCGCATCGGCGCTATCGACTAA
- the trmD gene encoding tRNA (guanosine(37)-N1)-methyltransferase TrmD, whose amino-acid sequence MLIETLSVFPEMFEPVMSTSILGRARKAGLFDFKAYNLRDWTHDRHRTVDDEPYGGGQGMLMKVEPIAEAIEAISAEGPKPTVVFFTPCGEPFTQHVAECLLKSERLLFVCSRYEGVDERAYAYADERLSIGDYVLTGGELPAMVVADAVVRLIPGALGDEMSNVDESFSTAEDGGLLEYAQYTRPAEFNGEGVPPVLVSGDHAKVDAWRRKNAIERTCRWRPDLIETARLTPQERAYAQEILDASYSQSEE is encoded by the coding sequence ATGCTGATTGAGACCCTTTCGGTCTTTCCCGAGATGTTTGAGCCCGTCATGTCCACATCGATTTTGGGCCGCGCCCGCAAGGCCGGCCTTTTTGATTTTAAGGCCTATAACCTGCGTGACTGGACGCACGACCGTCATCGTACCGTTGATGACGAGCCGTACGGCGGCGGGCAGGGCATGCTCATGAAGGTCGAGCCTATCGCAGAGGCCATCGAGGCCATTAGCGCAGAGGGTCCCAAGCCCACTGTGGTGTTCTTTACCCCCTGTGGCGAGCCTTTTACGCAGCATGTGGCCGAGTGCCTGCTCAAAAGTGAGCGCCTGCTGTTTGTGTGCAGTCGCTACGAGGGCGTCGACGAGCGCGCGTATGCGTATGCCGATGAGCGTCTGTCGATCGGCGACTACGTGCTTACGGGCGGCGAACTTCCCGCTATGGTCGTTGCCGACGCCGTCGTGCGCCTCATTCCCGGCGCCCTTGGTGACGAGATGAGCAACGTCGACGAGTCGTTCTCGACCGCCGAGGACGGAGGCCTGCTCGAGTACGCGCAGTACACCCGCCCCGCCGAGTTCAACGGCGAGGGCGTGCCGCCGGTGCTCGTGAGTGGCGATCACGCCAAGGTTGACGCTTGGCGCCGCAAGAACGCCATCGAGCGCACCTGTCGCTGGCGTCCCGACTTGATCGAGACGGCGCGCCTTACGCCCCAGGAGCGTGCGTACGCGCAGGAGATTTTGGACGCTTCGTATTCGCAGAGCGAGGAGTGA
- the rimM gene encoding ribosome maturation factor RimM (Essential for efficient processing of 16S rRNA): MVKPHGRKGEVLAQPLRGLPSVLEPGMRVALTPPALKRDRFCTVVSVTDTGDGDLVSFEGIDDLTAAEGITGCYVLANRDDFELDSLDAAYTDLMGREVVDERFGSLGTIVEIMSTPANDVWVVEGDRYGEVLIPVIEQVVLDLPDTGTISVHVMDGLIDMDK, translated from the coding sequence GTGGTCAAGCCGCACGGAAGGAAGGGGGAGGTCCTCGCGCAGCCGCTGCGGGGGCTTCCTTCTGTATTAGAGCCGGGTATGCGCGTCGCCCTGACGCCGCCGGCGCTCAAGCGCGACCGCTTTTGCACGGTCGTGTCCGTCACCGATACGGGCGATGGCGATCTGGTCTCGTTTGAGGGCATTGACGACTTGACGGCCGCCGAGGGTATCACGGGATGCTACGTGCTGGCAAATCGTGACGATTTTGAGCTCGATTCGCTCGACGCTGCCTATACCGACCTGATGGGTCGCGAGGTGGTCGACGAGCGCTTCGGTTCGCTCGGCACGATTGTCGAGATCATGTCGACGCCCGCTAACGATGTTTGGGTTGTCGAGGGTGATCGGTACGGCGAGGTACTGATTCCCGTGATCGAGCAGGTTGTGCTCGATCTTCCCGACACAGGAACAATTTCCGTCCATGTTATGGACGGCCTGATCGATATGGACAAGTAG
- a CDS encoding KH domain-containing protein, giving the protein MLSDRIADLVEYLVVQIVDDPDSVSLEVIDGDDASTIEVSVAEDDVAKVIGRRGRTIKAIRTLARALAARLDTAVEVEVLG; this is encoded by the coding sequence ATGCTCTCAGATCGCATCGCCGATCTCGTCGAATATCTCGTTGTTCAGATCGTCGACGACCCGGATTCCGTGAGCCTTGAGGTCATCGATGGTGACGACGCCTCTACGATTGAGGTTTCGGTCGCCGAGGATGACGTCGCTAAGGTCATCGGCCGTCGTGGCCGTACCATCAAGGCCATTCGCACGCTCGCCCGTGCACTGGCCGCTCGCCTCGACACTGCTGTCGAGGTAGAGGTTCTGGGCTAG
- the rpsP gene encoding 30S ribosomal protein S16, translating to MAVKIRLARHGAKKRPYYRVVVADSRAPRDGRIIEEVGRYNPMTAPKTINLDLEKIADWQSKGAQLTDAVAALVKAANEGEKTETVVKKSKKQLAKEAEAAKAAAEAAEGAEE from the coding sequence TTGGCAGTCAAGATTCGCCTTGCTCGTCACGGCGCTAAGAAGCGTCCGTACTACCGTGTCGTCGTCGCCGATTCCCGCGCCCCGCGTGACGGTCGTATCATCGAGGAGGTTGGCCGCTACAACCCGATGACCGCCCCCAAGACCATCAACCTCGACCTCGAGAAGATCGCCGACTGGCAGTCCAAGGGCGCTCAGCTCACCGACGCCGTCGCCGCTCTGGTCAAGGCCGCCAACGAGGGCGAGAAGACCGAGACCGTCGTCAAGAAGTCCAAGAAGCAGCTCGCCAAAGAGGCCGAGGCCGCTAAGGCTGCCGCTGAGGCCGCTGAGGGCGCCGAGGAGTAA
- the dinB gene encoding DNA polymerase IV, translating to MERREHTYGYEDATDVTPPPWTGPAVGLMDLDAFFASVEMLDHPEWRGKPLIVGGDADSRGVVSTCSYEARRFGVHSAMASAEARRLCPQAIWTHGHFDRYREVSAQVMAILADETPRVERVSIDEAFIDITPGRFAPEDPLLVARRISDRVTGLGVTCSIGVGCNKTVAKIASERDKPFGLTIVRPGTEQRFLAALPVSAMSGIGRSAEERLRRMRIYTLGELSRAPESTLASIFGVNGEHMRQRALGLEISEVTSLDEEREVKSVSNERTFAKDLTERGDIEAAIALLGESVGRRLRRQGLTGATVTLKLKYSYGSGRTAQRRLPHPTDDENIFVAVALDLLDNIWQEGMHVRLAGIGMSDFDHRGGIQTDLFCEVDDRGAQSSDRRGLSVAIDAVRDKFGDTALSFGRQSRFND from the coding sequence ATGGAAAGACGCGAACATACATACGGTTATGAGGATGCCACAGACGTCACGCCGCCTCCCTGGACGGGTCCGGCGGTGGGCCTGATGGACCTCGATGCGTTTTTTGCGAGCGTGGAGATGCTCGATCATCCCGAATGGCGCGGCAAGCCGCTCATCGTGGGCGGAGACGCCGATTCGCGTGGCGTCGTGTCCACGTGTTCGTATGAGGCACGTCGCTTTGGCGTGCACTCTGCCATGGCCTCGGCCGAAGCGCGGCGCTTGTGCCCGCAAGCCATTTGGACGCACGGGCACTTTGATCGCTACCGCGAGGTGAGCGCGCAGGTCATGGCGATTCTCGCCGACGAGACCCCGCGCGTCGAGCGCGTATCCATCGACGAAGCCTTTATCGATATCACACCGGGTCGCTTTGCGCCCGAAGACCCGCTGCTGGTTGCGCGGCGTATAAGCGACCGCGTGACAGGGCTGGGAGTGACCTGCTCCATTGGCGTTGGCTGCAACAAGACGGTCGCAAAAATCGCAAGCGAGCGGGATAAGCCGTTTGGGCTGACCATCGTGCGCCCCGGAACCGAGCAGCGCTTTTTGGCCGCGCTGCCGGTATCTGCCATGAGTGGCATCGGGCGCTCGGCCGAGGAGCGACTGCGCCGCATGCGCATCTACACCCTCGGCGAGCTATCACGTGCACCGGAATCCACCTTGGCCTCTATTTTTGGCGTCAACGGCGAGCACATGCGCCAGCGTGCGCTGGGACTCGAAATCTCTGAAGTCACGAGCCTCGATGAAGAGCGCGAGGTCAAGTCGGTCAGCAATGAACGCACCTTTGCTAAAGATTTGACTGAGCGTGGGGATATTGAGGCGGCGATTGCGCTGTTGGGAGAGTCAGTGGGACGCCGTCTGCGCCGTCAGGGGCTGACGGGTGCCACGGTAACGCTCAAGCTTAAGTATTCGTATGGCAGCGGGCGTACGGCACAGCGCCGGCTGCCTCATCCGACCGACGATGAGAACATCTTCGTGGCGGTTGCACTCGATCTGCTCGACAACATCTGGCAGGAAGGAATGCACGTTCGCTTAGCAGGCATCGGCATGAGCGACTTTGACCATCGGGGCGGCATCCAGACCGACCTGTTCTGCGAAGTCGACGACCGTGGAGCCCAATCCAGCGACCGCCGCGGCCTCTCCGTCGCCATCGACGCCGTCCGAGACAAATTCGGCGACACCGCCCTATCCTTCGGCCGCCAATCCCGCTTCAACGATTAG
- a CDS encoding transposase encodes MTRVARALSELGHYHVMLKGCAGQLIFEDDDDRLYFLNLLNRRFTSAHIRLLAWCLMDNHVHLLFDDLDNQMSVAMHAIDTAYAKHFNQKTGRRGPVFQERFKSVIISDDKQLLRCVRYIHDNPAKAGISSAPLYRWSSFHEYFSHPEICDCEGILNLFGGTEAFYLSSTDGKPNPYFMPEGKHISDMDALEVARALLAPHEPYQLKTLPKSERNRLLAVLRHRGFTIDQISRLTGIGTNIIQRAK; translated from the coding sequence ATGACTCGTGTTGCCCGTGCGTTGTCCGAACTCGGCCATTATCACGTCATGCTCAAGGGCTGTGCTGGCCAGCTGATCTTCGAAGACGATGACGATCGCCTTTATTTTCTCAATCTATTGAACAGACGATTTACGTCCGCTCATATTCGTCTTCTTGCCTGGTGCCTCATGGACAATCATGTTCACCTGCTATTTGATGATCTCGATAATCAGATGAGCGTTGCTATGCATGCGATTGATACGGCATATGCGAAACACTTCAATCAAAAAACCGGCCGCCGCGGACCGGTGTTCCAGGAACGATTCAAGAGTGTGATCATTTCTGACGACAAACAGCTGCTCCGTTGCGTCCGATACATACACGACAATCCTGCAAAAGCAGGTATTTCTTCTGCTCCTCTGTATCGCTGGAGCAGCTTCCATGAGTATTTCTCTCATCCCGAAATTTGTGATTGTGAAGGTATTCTCAATCTGTTTGGGGGTACGGAAGCGTTTTATCTTTCGAGTACCGACGGCAAGCCTAATCCCTATTTTATGCCCGAAGGTAAGCATATCTCCGATATGGATGCGCTGGAAGTTGCCCGGGCTCTTTTGGCTCCGCATGAGCCTTATCAGCTTAAAACTTTGCCGAAATCAGAGCGAAATCGTCTTCTGGCAGTGTTGAGGCATCGGGGGTTTACGATTGACCAGATTTCGCGTCTGACGGGAATTGGGACCAATATCATTCAAAGGGCGAAATGA
- the rsfS gene encoding ribosome silencing factor: MADETMTDEQILKAVEHKSFVATSDRTAASLSASGVAAEDVARAAAQAAYDKKGEDVQVLDLTELSDVCDYFVLATGTNNRQVDSIVDEIEEKVAEACGEHPFSIEGREQKTWMLMDYGSVVVHVFTPEARDFYRLDKLWGDAPQLPLNLL; the protein is encoded by the coding sequence ATGGCCGATGAGACCATGACCGACGAGCAGATTCTTAAGGCTGTGGAGCACAAGAGTTTCGTTGCCACGTCCGACCGTACTGCCGCCTCGCTGTCCGCGAGCGGTGTCGCCGCCGAGGATGTCGCCCGCGCTGCCGCACAAGCCGCCTACGACAAGAAGGGCGAGGACGTTCAGGTGCTCGACCTGACCGAGCTCTCCGACGTGTGCGACTACTTTGTCCTTGCTACCGGCACCAACAACCGCCAGGTTGATTCGATCGTCGATGAAATTGAGGAGAAGGTCGCCGAGGCTTGCGGCGAGCATCCGTTCTCCATCGAGGGCCGCGAGCAGAAGACTTGGATGCTCATGGACTACGGTTCGGTTGTCGTCCACGTCTTCACTCCCGAAGCCCGCGACTTCTACCGCCTCGATAAACTCTGGGGAGACGCCCCCCAGCTCCCCCTCAACCTCCTCTAA
- the yqeK gene encoding bis(5'-nucleosyl)-tetraphosphatase (symmetrical) YqeK, translating to MKDKRKRYVHSLGVAETALHLAEVYGVDRFDAAAAGLIHDWDKVLSDDELVTRALHYGIKIAGSPSAATPLLHGPVAAYELPQLFPDLSPAVFQAVDRHTVGACDMTPLDMVVFVADAIEPNRHGDYAHALRKMVGKSSLDELFFSCFAQGLVYVIQSGRYLYPTAITIYNHYAQLR from the coding sequence ATGAAGGATAAGCGCAAGCGCTATGTGCATTCGCTGGGTGTTGCCGAGACCGCACTTCATCTGGCCGAGGTCTACGGCGTTGACCGCTTTGATGCCGCTGCCGCCGGCCTGATCCATGACTGGGACAAGGTGCTCTCCGACGACGAGCTGGTCACGCGCGCTCTGCATTACGGCATTAAGATTGCCGGCTCTCCGTCTGCCGCGACGCCGCTTTTGCATGGCCCGGTTGCCGCCTATGAGCTTCCGCAGCTTTTTCCCGATCTGTCTCCGGCAGTCTTTCAGGCTGTCGACCGTCACACCGTGGGCGCTTGCGACATGACGCCGCTCGATATGGTGGTCTTTGTTGCCGATGCCATCGAACCCAACCGCCACGGTGACTATGCCCATGCGCTGCGCAAGATGGTGGGGAAGTCCTCGCTCGACGAGTTGTTCTTCTCCTGTTTTGCGCAGGGTCTGGTCTATGTGATCCAGTCCGGGCGTTATCTTTATCCCACGGCTATTACGATTTACAACCATTACGCCCAGCTGCGCTAG
- the nadD gene encoding nicotinate-nucleotide adenylyltransferase: MSLRGGIGLPELPLEDGQEFRLGIMGGTFDPIHYGHLVTAEQARESLDLDAVLFMPAGSPAFKLDKPVTPAEDRYAMTVLATAANPAFLASRFEIDRPGVTYTADTLHALRDFYPPQVKLYFITGADAIIDIVTWHDAERIAELATFIAATRPGFDIDTARARIKESGLPFDVRYIQIPALAISSTNIRKRVARGMSVRYLTSESVLGYIRKRRLYADLGQEDFE, translated from the coding sequence ATGTCGCTGCGCGGTGGAATCGGTCTGCCCGAGCTTCCTCTAGAGGACGGGCAGGAGTTTAGGCTCGGCATTATGGGTGGCACCTTTGATCCCATCCATTACGGGCACCTGGTGACCGCCGAGCAGGCGCGCGAGTCGCTCGACTTGGACGCTGTGCTCTTTATGCCGGCGGGTTCTCCTGCCTTTAAGCTTGACAAGCCGGTGACGCCTGCCGAGGACCGTTATGCCATGACGGTCCTCGCCACCGCCGCGAACCCGGCTTTTTTGGCGAGCCGGTTCGAGATCGACCGCCCGGGCGTAACCTATACGGCCGATACGCTTCATGCCCTTCGCGACTTTTACCCGCCGCAGGTAAAGCTCTACTTTATTACGGGCGCCGACGCGATCATCGATATCGTGACCTGGCATGATGCCGAACGAATCGCTGAGCTTGCTACCTTTATTGCGGCGACACGACCGGGCTTTGATATCGATACGGCGCGTGCCCGAATCAAAGAGTCGGGGCTGCCGTTCGACGTGCGCTATATTCAGATTCCAGCGTTGGCGATCAGCTCGACGAACATTCGTAAGCGAGTTGCCCGCGGTATGAGCGTGCGCTATCTTACGAGCGAGTCCGTGCTCGGCTACATTCGCAAACGAAGGCTATATGCCGATTTGGGCCAAGAAGATTTTGAGTGA